In Paraburkholderia youngii, the genomic stretch GGGCCACGCTTTGACGATGACATGCGCTTTTCCGCCGGATCGAACGCGATGACCGGCGTCTGGTCATGCAAATGGCTGTGTCTCGCGGTCCGCTGGTCCGCTCGTACGAAATCGCTCCTCTGCAGCCGCGTTGACTTGAAAGAACCGGCGGACTCACGATTGGCCGCTGAAGCGCCGCGTTGCTCCGCCGCAGGGCTGCGAACCGTTACGCACGATCTTGATACCAGCGGACTCGAAGTTGACGGCGGATGCGGTCAGGGAGTCTGAATCACGGCCGCGATGAGGACGAGTCTGGTCAGTTTTGCGCGCCGCTGCCCAGATATTGCTCATCGGTCACCTTCTCCAGCCAGTCGACGTTCTTGCCGTCGAGCGCTTCCTGGATGGCGATATGAGTCATAGCCGTGGTTGCAGTAGCGCCATGCCAGTGCTTATGACCGGGCGGGCACCAAACGACGTCGCCTGCGCGAATTTCGACATGCGGCTCGGCCTCACACTGAGTCCAGCCGCATCCTGCCGTCACGATCAGCGTCTGGCCGAGCGGATGGGTGTGCCAGGCAGTACGCGCGCCCGGCTCAAATGTGACGCCTGCGCACGAGACGCGCCGGCGGTGGAGGAGCGTTGAGTGGATCGAGCCGTACCGTGCCGGTGAACCACTCTTCCGGGCCTTTTTTCGAGGGCTGTGAGCCCGCGCGTTTCAGTTCCATGACTGATCCTCTCAATGTGCTGTCAAGGCGTAAAAGCCGATGTCGTTAATCTACCGACTATCCATTCATGCGACTAGATGGCAATATCGGCATGCCCTTATGCTGTGGAGCATTAATCGATGGAAGACTTCAACGATCTGGTCGGTTTCATGACGGTCGGGCGCGAGCGCAGCTTTACGCGGGCTGCCGCGCAGCTGGGCGTCTCGCAATCCGCATTGAGCCGGACAGTGCGCGGCCTCGAAGAGCGAATGGGCCTGCAACTGCTGACGCGCACGACGCGCAGCGTTTCGCTGACCGAAGCGGGGGAAAGGTTGCTCACGTCGATCGGGCCACGATTCGAAGAAATCGAGGAGGAACTCGAGTCGCTTCGGGCGATGACGGACAGGCCGGCGGGAACGGTGCGGATCACGACGACGGACTATGCGGCGAACACTTATGTCTGGCCGCGACTGCAGACCATCCTGCGCCAGTATCCCGAGCTGAAGGTCGAACTGGTGAACGACTACGGCCTCGCGGATATCGTCGCGGATCGCTACGATATCGGCGTGCGGCTTGGCGACCAGGTGGCCAAAGACATGATCGCCGTACGCATTGCGCCGGACATGACGATGGCGATCGTGGGCTCGCCCGACTACTTGCAGTCAAGACCCCTTGCGAAGACACCGCACGACCTGACCCTGCACAACTGCATCAACCTGCGACTGCCAACGAGGGATTCGCTGCTTCCCTGGGAACTCTGTAAAGGACGGCGTGAATTGCAGGTCCGGGTCGAGGGCCAGCTCACGTTCAACAACGTGTATCAGATGATCGATGCGGCGCTAGGCGGCTTCGGGCTTGCATATGTACCGAAGGATCTCGCGGACGCTCATGTGAAGGCTGGCCGGCTGAGTTGGGCTCTCGCAGACTGGTTCCCAACCTTTGTCGGGCACCACGTCTACTATACGAGTCGGCGAAAATCGTCCCGGGCGGTGCAACTCGTCATGGATGCGCTTAAGGCTGGATACAGGCGTCGGGGGCGGTAACTTTTCACTGGCCGGCTTCGGCCACGCCGGTGCCTCCACGGACCTTCCAGCTGATCACGTTGCGCAACTCGCCGAAGCCGCCAGTGTTCCAAGAAGCCCGGCTAAGCTCGATCACTTCAAGGGCGCTGCATCAATGCATCGACAAGCGCAATGGAAGCCGGCGATGCCGCCCAACGGCTTTGATAGTAGGCCTGATATCCAGGGAAGAACGCCGCATCATCGCGACATTACGATGAGTTTTCTTGTACTTATGGCCGTGGTCCCCGCTGCGCCCCGCGTGGCGAAGCGGGCTGGCAGAGGAAGATACGCGGCCCTCGCCCAACGATAATTCCGCTAATCAGAAGGGGCGATATCAAGTGAACGTGGGCCGTGCTGCACCGATTGCCGAGCGATGACGCATCAGGCTGATCCTGCGTAGCTGGGACACCTCAACGGCAGTGAGCGCGGCATCGGTGAAACGGCGCTAGCGCCATAACGTCTGTCTGGGCCGTGGAGTTCCCGGGACCCATCCTTTGGACCATTGGCAATGCTGGCAGAACTGTTTGCCAGCCATTGTCAGCCGCGGACGCCGTTCACTGTGTCCTTGAATGCCTTGCCAGCGGTGAACTTAACCGTCTTCGCCGCAGGAATCTGGATTTCGGCACCGGTCGAGGGATTCCGGCCCACCCTCGCGGCCCGCGCGCCCGTCGAAAACGACCCGAACCCGATCAGCTGCACGGTGTCGCCCTGCGTGACCGCGGTGGTAATGGTGCCGATCAGCGCATCGATCGTTTCAGCGGTTTCGGCTTTGGTAGTGCCCGTCTTCGCGGCGACCGCATCGACCAGTTCCTGCCTGTTCATTGTTTGTCCTCCAGAAGTGGGGAAGTGAAGCCGTCACCCTACCCGATCCGCCGGCGTGCGCCAACCGGCGCGGGCAAGCACGGAAGCGGTTGGCCAAGGCGTGGTCACGCGCCAGCGGCGACGAACACATTCCGGCTTGGTGGCGGTGCCTGGTTCAATGGACGGCTGCGGCGAGGGACAGGCAGGCGACGTCGATTTCCCAGGGAAGCGACACCGTTCGCTCGCGTACCACAGGTTTCGCCGTGGCGGGCCGGCGCCGGCCCCACAGCCGGCTACCTTGCCCCGAAAATCAATAAAGTAATTATCTAACTAATAAAACGTCCAGAAATGAAGGGGCGGATAGCCCCAACTATCCGCCCCTCATTTGCGGACATTCCTTTCGTCAATCGTTGCGTTGGCGGCAAGACCAAATACCGCGACCGCCTCATCCTATGTGAGAGCAATTGTCATCATGTCCAGAACAATTTTGTCGGCCACCGCCCCGATCTTCTCCCTCTGCTGCTTGTTCATCTCACCCCTTGATCCCGCCAGACTCATCGCTTGTGCTTGTCGCGCTACGAGCACGCATATAGCGCAAATTGCGGACCTCACGTACAGGTGAATATCCCGGTGGCCGCCGCCGGTCTGTGCGCGTTTGGGAACCGACGACAACAGTATGGTGCTCGTCCCGTTGACGATGTCTTGCTGCCAGCTTGCGCAGGGCCCCCTCGCGCGCGAAGGTTTGTGAGTCCGAAAAGCGAGACTGCGGGACGTCATGGCGTTGAAGCGGAAGAGTCCCGTCATTGACGCGATGAGCACGTCCGTGCTGTTTCGCAAATCGTCATTAACTTCCGGGCGAGGATGCCGTAATAATGTGCAGCAAAACGAGGGGCGAGGTCCCTTCTTCTGTCAAGGCCGGGTCGACGCGCGACAGCGTCACCCAGCAGCGAGTAAGGCTCACGCAAGGAGCCGCGCCAGACGTGAGCAGACTCCAGAAAATTCCCGGATGGATCGGACCGACTGGCTCCGACAAAGCCGGCGCGCCGCAACGCGCGCTCATCCTGCTGCCCGTTCTGACGGTTTTGATTCTCGCCGTGTTGTGGATCATGATCCTCGAGAGGCTACGTGTCGAAACTGACGCTGCCCTCCAAGACGCACGCATCGCGGCACGAACGGAAGCGGGTGCGCTGCAAACGCATACCCTTAAGGCGATCCACGACATCGACGAGATCGCGCTGATCATCAAGTTCGGGTACGAGAGTTCGCCCACGACCTTCGACATCAAGAAGTACCAGGCCTACGGACTCGTTACGGCCGATACCGCGCTGCAGGTGACGGTCGTGGGCACAGACGGATGCGTGATCGCATCGACCATTCCGTTTTCTGGCGACGTTGACCTGAGCGACCGTGAGCATTTTTGGGTGCATCGTGAGCACGCGGATGTCGGGCTCTATCTCAGTCATCCGGTCGTCGGCCGAATTTCGCGTCAGACGTCGATCCAGGCGACGCGGCGCATCAACCGTCCGGACGGCTGCGAAACAGCGTCACAGATTGCCACCTGCATTACGTCCGACGAAGTGAAGCGCGATAGACAATGAATCGCAAGCCGGCGCAATGGTCCGCGCCAACTACCTGATCCCGATGAAAAGACGTCAAACGCGTGTCGGAGCGATCGCTGTGCGTGGTCGCAGCGTCGCGAGAATCAGATACATTCCGCCGCCGATAAGGACCCCAAAGAACCAGCCATAAGTGTTCCACCAGACCGGCAGCAGATTGCTGAGGTTCGGCAAGAAGGTCGAAAAGACGCTACCGGTTGCCGCCGCGGCCAGCGCGTTGACATTCCAGCCGCCTTCATAGCGATATTCGCCGTATTCCTCGTAGAGCGCCGCGACGTTGATGCTGCCCTTGGCCACCAGGTAGTAGTCCACGAGGATGATCCCCAGCAGCGGGCCCATTGTCGCGCCGATGGCATTGACGAAATGCGCGGCGTTGCCTTCCCACGGCGCAAATGGGTAGAGGATCAGTGCGATGGCCGCAGCAATCAGACCGCCCGTCCTGAAGCTGATGCGCCTGGGGAACGTGTTGGAGATGTCGAACGACGCCGAAACGAAATTGGCCACGACGTTGATGCCTAGCGTGGCGACTGCGAACGTCACCGCAGCGATCAGCGCGAGCGTCCAGCTATCGAACCTGGCTGAAATCTGCTCCGGGTGCAGCAGAACTTCGCCGTATACCTTGAAGGCTGCGATGGTGGTCACGCCGGCGACAAGCGAAAACGCGATCAGGTTGACCGGAAGACCCCACAGATTACCTTTCCTGACCGCGTCGCGGTCCTTTGCGTAGCGCGAGAAGTCGCAAAAGTTCAGGTACAGCGCGGCGAAGTACGTAATCCATGTCGCGCCTACGGCCATCAATGCCCACGGCGAACCGGGTTCGCCGCTGACGCCGGCGTCCCCGGTCTTCTGGAGCAGCGTGGCCATAGGAATGCCATGCTCAAATGAGAATCCGCCGGCCTTCACGCACAGGCCGACGGCCAGAATCAGCATCGCAATCCACACAGCCGGGCCGGCCAGATCCTGAAACTTGCGCACCGTTTCCATGCCCTTCTGGATGATGAGCAGTTGCAGCGCCCACACGACGACGTAGCAGATCACTTCAAGCGTCGAGTGGCCAAGCAGGTGCGAGGTGGTCTGGAAATGCATCAGGCTCGGGCTGCGAATTAACAGCGCGACGATCGCGCTGGAAGCCGCCGCTGTCTGCGCGCCGTACCAGAAGCAGGCCACCACCGCACGCACCAATGCGGCGAGGTTCGCACCCCATACGCCGAAAGACGCGCGCGCCAGAACCGGATACGGCACTCCGGTCTTCTCGCCGGCATAGCCGATCAGGTTCATCAGCCCATAGATCACGAGTGAGCTGAGTCCGATCGCCACCACAAAGTTGATGAAGCTGCCGCACAGCAGAAACAGACTGGCCGCGAGGTAGTAGCCCCAAAGGCTGTGCACGTCCGACGTCCATACGTTAAATATGCTGAAGGCCCCCCAGTTGCGCACCCTGGCGGGTGCGAGATCTGCGTTGTAAAGGCCGGGCGAAGGATTTCGGATTTCCATCTGTGATCTCCTCAAATTCGCGCAACGGGGGAAACACTGCCAGACGACGCGCGGCGCCGCGCGGCGTTTGAAGCAGGCTCGTATCAACAACTGTATGTGCTTTGCAGCGCCGAAATAAATGGGTTAACCCTGACGGAGATGCATCCTGGCGTGAGCGAACCCCGCACATCAACATGGAATGTACTTTTTCGGTATTTGATACTCTTCCATGAGCCCTACGACGACATGAAGCCCGTTATCGAAAGCACCGAGTGGCTGACCGACGAGCAGCGCGCCACCTGTCGGGACTCCCCATCCTGCGCAATCGCAAATCCGGCTGTAGGGCCTCACAAGCGTAGGCAAAGGTCTCGCGCTGATGGAAAGCGATGTCGAGCGCCGTTAGGCAGTGGCGACGCTCCGGTAGACCAAGCGCGGTGCGGCGGCAATTGTGCAGTACGTGTGCGGCCTCATGCACGACGTAATCCGCAAACGGACCGGTCCGTTCCAGGTACGCCAGCGACACGTAGCGGCTAGCGTCCTGGCTCAATCCGACCGGCTCGCCGTCCTGCGAGCCGAGCCGCTGAGCGCCCAGGCTATCCAGATGCAGAATCGCGAGGCGCCACGCGGTCGACAGCCACGGTTCCGTGATGTCCGTGAATCGCACAATTCATGTGCGCGCCAGCAAGCCTGTGCTGCACGCGGAGCGGTCAAGTTTGCTTGGAAAATCGAAACTCGATCCGACTATTAAGCTAATCTTTCTTGTCCTTATAGCCGTGCTCCTCTCGTGCCCGGATGTCCGAAGCGGGCTGTGAAGTAAAAGGCGGGGCACTCACGCCGCGATAATTCCGGTTATCGCCGCGATCCGCCGGCCCCCGTCCCGCCCACGCATGCCAGGCTGATCCCGACGCCCGCCGGGGCAGCAAATGCGCCCCACTGCCGCCGGCGCCCCGTCCGGCCTTCCGGGGCAGCTGACGGAGCAGTGCGGACATCCGGGCCGGCGTTTCAGTGACAGTAGATCGGCCAATGCTGACGCTCGTGTGTCGACGCCGACATGCGTGCTTACGGGCGCTCACCGGCCGTTCGCCGAGACGGGGCTACGAACGGCCGCTACCGAGTTCAACGAATGCGTACTGTCGTTAAGGGTTATTCGATGCCTGCCCATACGCCCAGGACCGTGCGGCGCTTGCGGGCAGGCGTCGAATAAGCCTCGAGGGAGGAAACCGCGGAGTGGTCCGTTACGGTCAGAGTCTTGGATGGCTATGGCGATTGATGGTCCTGCATCCTCACCTTTGATAGAGCAAGGCGGCGCAAACGGGATGCTCGAAGTGCCCAGGCGCCTGGATGATGCGATGAATTCGCGCGACGATGATGACGAAGTCGGCGTGCAAGGGAGTGCTTGAAGCGGCGGGCGCGAACGTCTGCTCGTGGGTCGCGTTGCCGCAAAGCCGACGTTGGTAAGCATGGAACAGTAGCGTTCATGTTGCGCCCCGCGAGATGGGTGGTGCGCGAATCGGTGCGGTGCGCTCGAGGATATCGATGACGATCATCGGGGCGCCACAGTGCCGGCAGATGAAGGTGGGCCGGGTTTCGGTGCCGGTGTCGTCGGATGCCGTGTCAGGTTCGGGCGTGACATGCAGCAGCGCACGCACCTTGGCGAGACTGGCGCGGCGCACCGGGTTGGCGAGCAGCCCGTAGTGACGGATGCGATGGAACCCGCCGGGCAGCACGTGCAACAGGAAGCGGCGCATGAACTCGCCGGTGTCCAGCGTCATGGTCTTGTAGCGGGTGCGCCCATTCTCGCGATAGTCCTTCCAGCGGAACGTCACGCCGCGCTCATCGAAGGCGAGCAGACGCTGGTTGGAGATCGCGACGCGGTGCGTATAGCGCGAGAGGTAGGCGAGCACCGCTTCCGGTCCCGCAAAGGGACGCTTGGCGTACACAAACCAATCGCAGGCACGCAGCGGTGCCAGCCACCGTGCAAAGGTGGCGGGATCGGCGAGCGCCGCATACTCACCGAAGAACTGCAGCTGGCCGTGCCGGTGGGCATCGGTGAGCGCTTCGACGAAGCGGTGTCGCTGTCGGATAAATAATCCCCACTTGTCGAAGTAAAAATCCCCAGTTGGTTGAAGGAAGAGGTGCGCGGCGTAGACGCGCACCTCGTCGCCTGATCACCGACGATGTCCCGTTCAGGTCCACGCTGACGGGGATTTCGATGATCGATCTGGGAGATGTGATGACGATCTTGGAACTGCATCGGCAGGGACTGAATGTCTCAGCCATTGCCGCCCGGCTTGGTATGGATCGCAAGACAGTTCGCAAGTACATCCGGGACGGCGTTCAGGCGCCGCGCTACGGCCCGCGTGCGCCGCGACCTTGTGTCGTCGACCCGTTCGTCAGCTATGTGACCGAGCGGGTGCGTGCCTTCCCCGAACTGAGTGTCGAGCGGCTGCTACGGGAGATCCGGGCGATGGGCTATCCGGGCAGCCGCACCGCGCTGGGCGATCTGGTGCGCGAGATACGGCCACCGCGCCAGCGTGGCTTTGAAGTACGTTTCGAGACGCCGGCCGGTCAGCAGGCGCAGGTGGACTTCGCCCATTTCAACGTTGAATTCGACGACACACCCGGCCACCGCCGCTCGATCTGGCTGTTCTCGATCGTGCTGGGACACAGCCGGTATCTATGGGGCCGTTTCGTCGAACATCAGGATTTGCAGACCGTGCTGCGCTGTCACATGGAAGCGTTCGCCCATCTGGGTGGCTTGCCGTGCGAGATTCTCTATGACCGGATGAAGACCGCGGTGCTCGGCGAGCTCGAGAGGCACGTCGTGTACAACGCAAAGATGATTGCATTCGCCGGGCACTACAGTTTTACGCCGCGTGCGTGCAAGGCGTATCGTGCCAAGACCAAGGGCTGCGCTGCATAGTGCACCTCATAGGTCGGTTGAGTTGGTGTTTATGCGGCCGAGCGTCGGCCACGGGTCTTTCCCTGGTGCTGGAATTTCACCGGCGCTTCGGCGCCGGGCGGTTCGAAGAGATAGCCGCCCTTGTCGTCGTAGCGATGCGCTATAAGCAGGCCTGCACGACGCCATGTCTTGATTGTCGTCGGCATCACGTTCAACCGCTCTGCGATCTCGTCCAGGGTGAGCATTCCGCGTGCGCGCAGCCTGTCATGATGACTGGGTAGCTTGTGGGATAGTCGAAGCCGCGTGATCATTCTGGAAGTAAACCGCTTGCCCCAGCCGGAGGCGAGCCCCTGACGGTTAAGCTGCTCTGCCGTTTCACTCTCGGTGTACTCGTTGAGAAGCCGGTCCATTTCGGCAATGACTGCGCGAGGGGTTTGCCGCAATATCCACGCCGGCTTGGACAGCGGCACATGTAGCGTATGCGTGGCGCCGCCATTAAAGCGTATCTGAACGCAGATGTCTGCACCCTTGAGCAAAGTCGCGTCGGCGATGAGCAGTCGCGCCATGCGCTTTCGCTCGCGATCCGGTGTGCGCGGATCGTTCCATAGACGAGGGAAGTCTCTGGCGAGTGTCATGATGTTCGCACGCTGTTTATCGTTAAGTCCTGCGCGATCAGCTTCGCGCTGCTTTTCGTAGTGATCCTGAGCTTCGGTAAGAGCGCGTAGCGCCTGATTCCATTCCGATTCAAGCGAGTCCGCGACCAATCGATTCGCTGGATCCACTTGCATATAGCGGCGCCGCGCCAGATCGGCCTCGTAGCGTGCTCGTTCGAACTCCCCGGCGGTGCAGTCGGTCGCGCTCGTCAGAACGGCTCTCGAGTTCTTCCTGTACCGCAAGCGCGACTTCAAGCGTGACCGGCGTGACTGTCTCCACGAGCAGCCTGCCGATGGCCTTGTCAAGCTCGCCACCGTGAACATGCTGGCACACCGGCCGCCCATGTTTGACGCCGTGGCGCTGGCACATGTAGTCCGGCACCCTGTGTGTGCCCTTGACGTGATAGCGCACTGTCATCCGCTCACCGCATCTGGCACATATCGCCAGGCCCTGCAACAGCGCCGGGCCCTCACGTGGTGCCCCTCTTTCCCGATCGATGCCCAGTGCGTGAGCATTCTCGCGCAACACCTGAACATTCTGTTCAAACTCTTCCCAGCTCACATAAGCCTCGTGGGCGTCGGGAATCAGCGACAGCCATTCCGCAGAGGGCAGCCGGGCGGAGACTTTCTGCCCATCGGGATGGTTTCGATAGCGCGTGCGCCCGAAGCAGTACGCACCTGCGTACCGCGGATGATGCAGAACCCACAGTACGCGTGAGTGCTCGAGCTCGCTCCACAGCACATCATCTTTGCGAACTCCGTGATGGACCCGATGCGGGAACAGAAGGCCCTGCTCACGAAAGGCCTTGACGGTTGCAGTGGCCGAACCGGTGCGCCGAAACGTGCGGAAGAGATGACGGATGCTTTCCCCGGATACGTGCGTCGGGATCCAGACGAACGCGCGATTCGGTGTCGTAGACAAAGCCGATGGGCAAGCGCGTCTCCAGCTCGCCGCGACGTGCCTTATTGAGGATGCCGCCGCGCAGTCGTGCCCGCATGACGTGCAATTCAGCCTCGCTCATCGTGCCCTTCAGGCCAAGCAGCAATCGGTCATTGAAGTGCGCGGGATCGTAGACGCCATCCTCGTCAAGGATCAGACAGTCGGCCAGTGCGCAAATTTCTAGTAGCCGATGCCAGTCGGTGGAGTTGCGCGCCAGGCGCGACACTTCGAGCCCCATCACAATTCCGGCGCGGCCCAGGCTCACCTCAGCGACCAGGCGCTGGAACCCCTGGCGATCAACCGAGGACGCGCCAGACAGTCCGAGGTCCGAGTCGATGACGACCACCTGATCAGTGCGCCATCCGAGCGCAATCGCGCGTTGTCGCAGGTTGTATTGGCGCTCGGTGCTCTCGGTATTCTCAAACAGCTGTCGCAACGTAGACTGCCTGACATACAGGTAGGCGTTTCTCTTCAGATGCCGGGCCTGAACTTTCGCGTGCGTCTGATCGGTCATGCCATCACCTCCGCTGTCGCAATTGCCATCGTCGCCACGACGGCGACCAGATTCTGTTCGAGACCGGCAGGCAGGTTCAGCCCACTCGGGCGCGCAACCGGTAATGGACTAAACGGAAACGCTTCGGTCACAGACTTCATCCAGATCGCCATGCCTTTGAACATGAACAGCGCACGGCCACGCATCAGAGTGGGACCACCTCCGCCGGGCTCGAGAGCCTCCTGCCGCAAGATCTCGTAGCTTTGGCTCAGGGACTGGGTATCGCGCGCCGTTACGGGAGGATTTACCGTAGTTTTTTTTTCAAACGCGCCAGGGCGCGTTCCACGGTGCGTCGATGCACCGCCAGGCCAAACTGTTCCGCAATCAGATCAACCAGCTCCTGCACTTCCGGCTCAGCGTGAGTCACGCGCGCTTCTTCGATGAAGCGCATCACCTCATCGGTGATCTTGTGAGGTCCGTGTGGGCCGCGCTTGACCGGCAGCAGACCGGCCAGGCCATCGCGCTCGAAGTCGGCCTGCGCCTTGTAGAAGGTCGGCCGGCTGACTCCGAAGTGTGCGGCGGCATCCGCGACGGTTTGCCCTTCGACGCGTACGCGTCGCAGCATTTCGTATCGGACTTGAACCAGATCCCGGGGATCGAAGAAGTCGCTGTCAATGAAGGCAGGATCATCGATGTCATGAGGGCGCGGATTCACCGTGCCACTCTCTTCGAGAGCAGTGAGTTTGGGATCGGGCTTTCGTGTACGAGTCATATGTAATGTAAATTATGCCCATATATAGCCGATGTCAAGGTGATTTTCGAGAACTCCGTCAGGCACTCCCCGTAGAAGAACGGATAGACACTTATTCTGGTCCGAGACGAAGCACATCGGTTTCTGAAAATGGCATAATTTATTTTACACATATGGCATTATTTGCTTGACAGCTTGCGCCTGCCTGCCCGCCTTTTGGCTTGTCTGCTTGTTTCTCTGTACCGCGCAATTAGCATGGTCAACTGCAACAGATCTTCGATGCGGAAATGCGATCGCCCCGCCGAAACCGTCTCGAATGCATTGGGCGCCGCGGCGCTCGTCCAGGCTGCCGGCATACGTTTCAGGTCACCGCGGTCGTCGTGGAAGTAGACGCGGTCTTCTCCCCAAGTGTTGCGCCGATCCGCAAGCGCGAACTCTCGCCCATACAACGGATGGAAGGGATGCGTGACCCGGAATAACTGTGCTTCATCGGTCAGATCGCGTGCAGTTGACTGCTTTTGCCAAGGGCAAAATCGAGCGTCCATACCGCTATATCCGGCAGGATTTCTTCCTCGCACGCCGTTTCCAGAATCTCGGCGATCTGAACCGGCAACTGCGTGAATGGCTCGATACCGTCGCCAATGTTCGCGTGCATGGCACCACGCAGCGCGTCGTGGCCCAGCACTTCAGCGAGGAGCGCGCGGCGCTCCAGGCGTTGCCTGCCGGCCTCTTCAATGGTGTGATCCGCCTCGAACGGCGTGTCAGTCACGAGGGTCTCGTCTCCGTCGGCGGAAACTACTACAGCGTTCCTGACCGGACACGCCGACGCACACTCGAGGTTCACAGCCTGGCTCATGAGGTTCGAATCTACGAGGACGGCGAACTGCTCGCTGTTCATCCCGTACTCGAAGGCAGACGACGGACCTCGCTTCTACCGGGACATCGACGCTCGCATCATCGGCACGAGTCGGCGGCGCAGCACACCGTGCCGCCAGCATCGCCGGTGGTGAGCCGTCGCCCGCTGTCGTTTTATGACCAGGTGGCGCGACGTCTTGCCAATGCCGGGAGGTCCGCATGAACAACGTGCCGGCATCAACACTTGAGCGCATCCGCAGGTACATGGTCGGCCTTCGTATGCCACGTGCACTGGAGGCGCTGGATGCGACCCTGGCGCGCTTCGAACAGGGCGACAGCTCCATGCTCGAGGTGCTCGAAACGCTGCTGGGCGAGGAGTTCACGACGCGCGAAACCCGCCGCATCAAGATGGCGCTGCAGACAGCGCGCCTGGGAACGATCAAGACACTGGCTGGCTACGACTTCAGCTTCCAGCCGGGCCTCGATCGTGATCGCGTCATGGCACTGGCGCAACTCGACTTCATCGAACGACGCCAGGCCGTGCATTTCCTTGGTCCGCCTGGAACCGGCAAATCGCACCTGTGCATAGCGCTTGGCGTCGAGGCCATACGCGCCGGCAAGAGCGTCTACTTCGGCACGCTTGCCGAGATCGTCGCGTCGATGGTCAAGGCCGAGCGTGAAGGCAACCTCGCACAGCGCGTACGCTTCCTTGCGCGCAACAGTCTGCTTATCGTTGACGAGATTGGATACCTCCCTGTCGGCCTGAACGGCGGCAACCTGTTCTTCCAGCTCATCAACGCCTGCTATGAGCGATGCGCAATCATCCTGACGTCGAACCGCAGCTTCGGTGAGTGGGGCGAAGTGTTCGGCGACAGCGTGGTTGCGGCGGCGCTGCTCGACCGTCTGTTGCATCATGCGGTCGTCATTCACATCGAGGGCTCATCGTATCGTCTGCGCGAACACGCCGATCTGCTGCCCGAACATTTACGCAACCGGCCAACTTCGCTCAACCAGGTACCCGCCGAACCAGTCCGTCGACGGCCAGGTCGTCCAAAACGGAGTTCGTCCGATCACACCTCCGGCTGATCACCGGTTACACAGGGTGGGGATTTTTACTTCGACACTTCTGGGGAAATTACGGGCGGGATTGACAGCCAGTCGGTGATTTGTTGCATCCCAATCGCGCAACGGCAAGTGGCATAGGTGCAGGCAGTCCCCACACGTTGAGCATCTGGGTTTGCAAACGCCCCAACTCACTCCCCGTGTGCCTAGGCGCAGGATCGCCGCCAGCACGCTGATAGGCAAGCAATTATCAAGACTATAGTCTCACATATGAGATTTTCATGTCAACAAAAGTTGTCGCGGACGGATTACGTATTACGAATTCTCGAATGGGCTCAACGATCAAAGCATCAAGGTCAAGGTACGCGCCTGTTCCCGACAGACCGCGCCGAGCGACTCCCTATTGCCCGAGGGCGGCCATATGCAGTGCTGGCTCAAACCGACGGCAAATGGGCAGCCGGGCACGTCACCCGCGACAGCTCCGTCGGTCTGCGAATTCGAACGTGGGGATGGCTGGTTCGCTCCCTTCAATCGGTCCGCTCTAGACCTGCAAGTAACAGTAGAATCCACAGGGCCGCCGTAGGTGATGTTGCGGTCCAAGGCAAGGGAGAATTAGGAGCGCTGTGCCTCAACCCCGACACGGCAGACGCTATGAAGA encodes the following:
- a CDS encoding helix-turn-helix domain-containing protein, translating into MQVDPANRLVADSLESEWNQALRALTEAQDHYEKQREADRAGLNDKQRANIMTLARDFPRLWNDPRTPDRERKRMARLLIADATLLKGADICVQIRFNGGATHTLHVPLSKPAWILRQTPRAVIAEMDRLLNEYTESETAEQLNRQGLASGWGKRFTSRMITRLRLSHKLPSHHDRLRARGMLTLDEIAERLNVMPTTIKTWRRAGLLIAHRYDDKGGYLFEPPGAEAPVKFQHQGKTRGRRSAA
- a CDS encoding NCS1 family nucleobase:cation symporter-1; this encodes MEIRNPSPGLYNADLAPARVRNWGAFSIFNVWTSDVHSLWGYYLAASLFLLCGSFINFVVAIGLSSLVIYGLMNLIGYAGEKTGVPYPVLARASFGVWGANLAALVRAVVACFWYGAQTAAASSAIVALLIRSPSLMHFQTTSHLLGHSTLEVICYVVVWALQLLIIQKGMETVRKFQDLAGPAVWIAMLILAVGLCVKAGGFSFEHGIPMATLLQKTGDAGVSGEPGSPWALMAVGATWITYFAALYLNFCDFSRYAKDRDAVRKGNLWGLPVNLIAFSLVAGVTTIAAFKVYGEVLLHPEQISARFDSWTLALIAAVTFAVATLGINVVANFVSASFDISNTFPRRISFRTGGLIAAAIALILYPFAPWEGNAAHFVNAIGATMGPLLGIILVDYYLVAKGSINVAALYEEYGEYRYEGGWNVNALAAAATGSVFSTFLPNLSNLLPVWWNTYGWFFGVLIGGGMYLILATLRPRTAIAPTRV
- a CDS encoding HU family DNA-binding protein translates to MNRQELVDAVAAKTGTTKAETAETIDALIGTITTAVTQGDTVQLIGFGSFSTGARAARVGRNPSTGAEIQIPAAKTVKFTAGKAFKDTVNGVRG
- a CDS encoding recombinase family protein; its protein translation is MTDQTHAKVQARHLKRNAYLYVRQSTLRQLFENTESTERQYNLRQRAIALGWRTDQVVVIDSDLGLSGASSVDRQGFQRLVAEVSLGRAGIVMGLEVSRLARNSTDWHRLLEICALADCLILDEDGVYDPAHFNDRLLLGLKGTMSEAELHVMRARLRGGILNKARRGELETRLPIGFVYDTESRVRLDPDARIRGKHPSSLPHVSAHRFGHCNRQGLS
- a CDS encoding PDC sensor domain-containing protein; this translates as MSRLQKIPGWIGPTGSDKAGAPQRALILLPVLTVLILAVLWIMILERLRVETDAALQDARIAARTEAGALQTHTLKAIHDIDEIALIIKFGYESSPTTFDIKKYQAYGLVTADTALQVTVVGTDGCVIASTIPFSGDVDLSDREHFWVHREHADVGLYLSHPVVGRISRQTSIQATRRINRPDGCETASQIATCITSDEVKRDRQ
- a CDS encoding recombinase family protein yields the protein MPTHVSGESIRHLFRTFRRTGSATATVKAFREQGLLFPHRVHHGVRKDDVLWSELEHSRVLWVLHHPRYAGAYCFGRTRYRNHPDGQKVSARLPSAEWLSLIPDAHEAYVSWEEFEQNVQVLRENAHALGIDRERGAPREGPALLQGLAICARCGERMTVRYHVKGTHRVPDYMCQRHGVKHGRPVCQHVHGGELDKAIGRLLVETVTPVTLEVALAVQEELESRSDERDRLHRRGVRTSTLRGRSGAAPLYASGSSESIGRGLA
- a CDS encoding LysR family transcriptional regulator — protein: MEDFNDLVGFMTVGRERSFTRAAAQLGVSQSALSRTVRGLEERMGLQLLTRTTRSVSLTEAGERLLTSIGPRFEEIEEELESLRAMTDRPAGTVRITTTDYAANTYVWPRLQTILRQYPELKVELVNDYGLADIVADRYDIGVRLGDQVAKDMIAVRIAPDMTMAIVGSPDYLQSRPLAKTPHDLTLHNCINLRLPTRDSLLPWELCKGRRELQVRVEGQLTFNNVYQMIDAALGGFGLAYVPKDLADAHVKAGRLSWALADWFPTFVGHHVYYTSRRKSSRAVQLVMDALKAGYRRRGR